The following are encoded in a window of Roseivirga misakiensis genomic DNA:
- a CDS encoding FtsX-like permease family protein produces MLKGIYRSFQRSPLLTSLNVLGLSIGLGSFLVITLFLFQENSYEKNVQDYERIYRVEETFMNMGRVASTSPNLPHSLADFAQIELQTRVGRLGAETKVIIGEQTFAVKKAMLADSAFFKLFGHQFIAKSSETVLAQPREMVLSEKTAMKFFGRTDVLGEVVRFLDFPPHKVVGVIKDDKLKSHLDFDLVISSRKTVYEPNRWWGLSGYSYVKLTQGTSPEALTDELDRLVEKEVFPVLNAGYQMPFEEWIESINKMEFHVKPIRDIYLNSNLDFEISQNGDRQTRITLTIIAVFILLVASINFMNLTTANSSKRTKEIGVRKVLGATKQALVKYFLIEAVIITFIATLLGAGMSELFIGLINQSLGEVIGVSLVNYPVLLIYLALFVLVLGIMSGIYPAFFLASAKMIPLLKGMKINRVLNLNGAKLLRNGLVVTQFAISSTLIIASVLIYNQLRHLQNVNLGFAQDQVVIIKQTYPLKDAKSALRNELLRLPSVVDASFTHKLPGDGTDATTSVNLDEDRALTLTHFYTDEYLDDALGLNVTDGTWFDPEKNQYDSLIVINNAAAQALGYEDPIGQIFGDYWTIIGVVDDFYFDGLRDEIGPAMFIYSQANQTNLAVRFRPDAFSIGDVEEVWTEFTKIPFEYYYLDQNFERQLVKEGQNANAVLIFTALAILISCLGLFGLAAFTADQRLHEFGIRKVLGANVQDIIKVFSFDFVKLIILAFFISIPLAFYGVDLWLNGFANRISISISPFILSGVLSIGIAMITILFQCIKTGRINPTDTLRNE; encoded by the coding sequence ATGTTAAAAGGAATATATCGGTCATTTCAGCGAAGCCCACTCTTAACAAGCCTGAATGTTTTAGGCTTAAGTATAGGTTTAGGTAGCTTTTTAGTCATCACGCTTTTTCTCTTTCAAGAGAATAGCTATGAAAAGAATGTCCAAGATTATGAACGAATCTATAGGGTAGAGGAGACGTTTATGAATATGGGGAGAGTTGCCTCAACATCTCCCAATTTACCACATAGTCTTGCTGACTTTGCACAAATAGAGTTGCAAACAAGGGTCGGTCGGCTGGGTGCCGAAACAAAAGTGATTATTGGAGAACAGACTTTTGCCGTCAAAAAGGCAATGCTTGCCGATAGTGCCTTTTTTAAATTATTTGGTCATCAGTTTATCGCTAAGTCGAGTGAGACTGTATTAGCGCAACCTCGAGAGATGGTGCTTTCAGAGAAGACTGCTATGAAATTCTTTGGCAGAACTGATGTTTTGGGTGAAGTCGTAAGGTTTTTAGACTTTCCGCCTCATAAGGTTGTAGGCGTAATCAAAGATGACAAACTCAAATCTCATCTTGATTTCGATCTAGTAATATCTTCTCGAAAAACTGTATATGAACCGAATAGGTGGTGGGGGCTATCGGGTTATTCTTATGTGAAACTGACCCAGGGCACTTCACCTGAAGCCCTTACGGATGAGTTGGACAGACTAGTGGAAAAAGAAGTTTTTCCTGTGTTAAATGCGGGGTATCAAATGCCTTTTGAGGAATGGATCGAAAGTATCAATAAAATGGAGTTCCATGTTAAGCCGATACGTGATATTTACCTGAACTCTAACCTCGATTTTGAAATCAGTCAGAACGGAGATCGTCAAACTCGCATTACGCTCACTATCATTGCCGTTTTCATTCTACTAGTTGCATCTATCAATTTTATGAACCTCACCACTGCTAATTCCTCTAAGCGGACTAAAGAGATTGGGGTTCGTAAGGTATTGGGTGCTACCAAACAGGCATTGGTTAAATACTTCCTGATCGAAGCTGTGATTATCACCTTCATAGCTACTCTACTTGGTGCTGGCATGTCAGAATTGTTTATCGGGCTAATCAACCAGTCGCTTGGAGAAGTAATCGGTGTTTCTTTGGTCAACTACCCGGTATTGTTGATCTATCTAGCCCTGTTTGTCTTAGTCCTCGGAATTATGTCTGGTATTTATCCTGCGTTTTTCCTGGCCTCTGCTAAAATGATCCCGCTACTCAAGGGAATGAAAATTAATCGTGTGCTTAATTTAAATGGAGCTAAGCTATTGCGAAACGGTTTGGTTGTAACGCAATTCGCCATTTCATCCACCTTGATCATTGCCAGTGTTCTGATCTATAATCAATTAAGACATCTACAAAATGTGAATCTAGGATTTGCACAAGATCAAGTAGTCATAATCAAACAGACTTACCCGTTAAAAGACGCCAAAAGTGCCTTACGAAATGAGCTATTAAGGCTACCAAGCGTTGTAGACGCGAGCTTTACCCATAAGTTACCAGGCGATGGTACTGATGCTACTACATCCGTAAATTTAGATGAAGACAGGGCGCTTACGCTGACGCATTTCTATACGGATGAATATTTAGATGACGCCCTTGGACTAAATGTAACAGATGGTACTTGGTTCGATCCAGAGAAGAACCAATATGATTCCTTGATCGTGATCAATAACGCGGCTGCTCAGGCCTTAGGATATGAGGATCCCATTGGTCAAATATTTGGAGATTATTGGACAATTATTGGTGTGGTCGATGACTTCTACTTTGATGGCCTCAGAGATGAAATTGGGCCAGCCATGTTTATTTATTCACAGGCAAACCAAACTAATTTGGCGGTGAGATTTAGACCAGACGCCTTCTCAATCGGTGATGTAGAAGAAGTATGGACAGAGTTCACCAAGATTCCTTTTGAGTATTACTATTTAGATCAGAATTTTGAAAGGCAACTGGTCAAAGAGGGCCAAAATGCGAATGCAGTACTAATATTTACGGCTTTGGCAATTTTAATCTCTTGTCTTGGTTTGTTTGGCTTGGCCGCTTTTACAGCAGATCAGCGATTGCATGAGTTTGGGATTCGTAAAGTACTTGGGGCCAATGTTCAGGACATCATTAAGGTATTTAGTTTCGATTTTGTGAAACTGATCATTCTAGCCTTTTTTATATCCATTCCGCTGGCGTTTTATGGAGTAGACCTTTGGTTAAATGGGTTTGCGAATAGAATTTCTATCAGCATCTCGCCATTTATACTTTCTGGGGTGCTTTCCATTGGCATCGCCATGATCACTATACTGTTTCAGTGTATTAAAACTGGAAGAATCAACCCTACAGATACCCTTAGAAACGAGTAA
- a CDS encoding FtsX-like permease family protein has translation MLRQTVKFAIRNFKKSKLIHSLNVLGLTLGLSVFFLASLYIYQENSYERDFSDRNRIYQISSVIPGIGDFAYSTPNLASISNEIPDLEGLTVFTPPTKFTWNTETDESFELTSISADENFLSIFDFSVRLGNKEQPISAPNHAAIFESAALRVFGTTDVIGRRLDSQKESVQIVSLLADPQYKTQLKSDLIKFENPLNDYQEANWNGNYKFVFAKTKASVGLAQLNETLERISFDRIKPIVLESAPSDFSLADWKNSPRYKGFKAEGIDDLRKSSNTQMSIMPKTNAKQSNAMIIVGLAALLISVINFVNLSTAKASVRHKEVGVKRILGSRKWLLILQFLFESFMLIGLSAVLALAAVEFYLNVDGSFSFNLVDYSVLQSSEWIISVVIFILLLSLIGGVYPALYLSSGSLINLTKKQSHSSGFSMANAQGFRKGATVVQFVCSIGLIFSIVVIFSQVNFLKNRDLGYSDEGIVSIRNLSLFQNLRDNTSTLNTFINEVERVPSVKSIGFSSRTPIDGVQYFPVPMKNAEGEEIKVTYMTADHNFFDLMRLEFLLGKPYESKSNTQENVNAKGVYIPAVINEMTVKTLGLDNPIGEIIDEPVRGIKYEVVGVVKDFFFESLREAIDPIIISRTGPNVQGELLIKTDDINETIAAIEPLFQKHIWTAYAGSPMVWNDLAWRYESLLSEETSAYKLLVAFSVIAVIISCIGLLGLSLFMIDQRIHEFGVRKVLGASVGNIMALFSYDVFKLILLSIFVALPLGSLIMREWLNDFDARINLSFFTFGTTTLLTLLIVFITISFQSWKAGRLNPVETLRNE, from the coding sequence ATGCTTAGACAAACGGTCAAATTTGCCATTAGAAACTTTAAGAAATCTAAGCTAATTCATAGTCTTAATGTTCTAGGTCTGACACTGGGATTGAGTGTGTTCTTTTTGGCCTCGCTTTACATTTACCAAGAAAATAGTTACGAGCGCGATTTTTCCGATCGCAATAGAATTTATCAAATCAGTAGTGTAATACCCGGCATCGGTGATTTTGCCTATTCAACACCAAATTTGGCTAGTATTAGTAACGAAATACCTGATTTAGAGGGTTTAACGGTATTTACTCCGCCTACTAAGTTTACTTGGAATACAGAAACAGACGAGTCTTTTGAACTCACATCCATAAGTGCGGATGAAAACTTTTTGAGCATTTTCGATTTCTCAGTTCGCTTGGGGAATAAAGAACAGCCGATCTCTGCCCCAAACCATGCCGCTATTTTTGAATCTGCAGCACTGAGAGTATTTGGGACCACAGATGTAATTGGTAGACGGTTAGATAGTCAGAAGGAGTCAGTTCAGATCGTATCACTTTTGGCAGATCCACAATATAAAACGCAGCTGAAAAGTGACTTAATTAAGTTCGAGAACCCACTCAATGACTATCAGGAAGCCAACTGGAACGGTAACTATAAATTCGTATTCGCCAAAACGAAGGCTAGTGTTGGTTTAGCTCAATTAAATGAAACATTAGAAAGAATAAGCTTTGATCGTATTAAACCGATTGTTTTAGAGTCGGCACCGTCTGATTTTTCTCTTGCGGATTGGAAGAATTCTCCACGCTATAAAGGGTTTAAAGCCGAGGGGATAGACGATTTAAGGAAGTCGTCTAATACTCAAATGTCGATAATGCCTAAAACCAATGCCAAGCAATCAAATGCAATGATTATTGTTGGGTTGGCTGCCCTGCTCATATCAGTTATCAATTTTGTGAATCTATCTACAGCAAAGGCCTCCGTAAGGCATAAAGAAGTAGGCGTGAAAAGGATTTTAGGGTCAAGAAAATGGTTGTTGATTTTACAATTCTTATTCGAATCCTTTATGCTGATCGGATTATCGGCAGTTTTGGCTCTGGCAGCTGTGGAATTCTATTTAAATGTAGATGGATCATTTTCTTTTAATCTGGTCGATTATTCTGTCCTTCAATCTTCAGAATGGATAATTAGTGTAGTCATCTTCATTTTACTTTTATCGCTAATAGGAGGGGTATATCCTGCTTTGTACCTGTCAAGTGGTTCTTTGATTAACCTGACTAAGAAGCAAAGTCATAGCAGTGGTTTCTCAATGGCCAATGCGCAAGGTTTTAGAAAAGGAGCAACAGTAGTTCAGTTTGTATGTTCAATAGGCCTGATTTTTTCGATCGTCGTTATTTTTAGTCAGGTCAACTTTTTGAAGAATAGAGACCTTGGCTATTCTGACGAAGGAATAGTGTCTATCAGGAATTTAAGCCTGTTTCAGAATTTACGAGATAACACATCTACACTCAACACATTTATCAATGAGGTAGAAAGAGTACCTAGTGTCAAATCAATTGGGTTTTCTTCAAGAACACCGATAGATGGGGTTCAGTATTTTCCAGTGCCCATGAAGAACGCCGAAGGAGAAGAAATCAAAGTCACTTATATGACTGCCGATCATAATTTCTTTGATCTTATGCGATTAGAGTTTTTGTTAGGTAAGCCATATGAATCCAAAAGCAATACGCAAGAAAATGTGAATGCTAAAGGTGTTTATATACCAGCAGTCATTAATGAAATGACAGTGAAAACGTTGGGTTTGGATAACCCGATCGGTGAAATAATAGATGAACCAGTACGAGGTATTAAATATGAAGTGGTTGGAGTAGTTAAAGATTTCTTCTTTGAAAGCCTAAGAGAGGCGATTGATCCGATCATTATTAGCCGAACTGGCCCGAATGTACAGGGTGAATTACTTATTAAAACCGATGACATTAATGAAACAATTGCAGCAATAGAACCACTTTTTCAAAAGCATATATGGACTGCTTATGCCGGAAGCCCCATGGTCTGGAATGATTTAGCATGGCGATACGAATCACTTCTATCTGAAGAAACCAGTGCCTATAAGTTGCTGGTCGCATTTAGCGTAATTGCGGTGATTATATCTTGCATCGGATTGCTTGGATTATCTCTTTTTATGATAGACCAAAGAATCCATGAGTTTGGGGTTAGAAAAGTATTAGGAGCATCAGTTGGCAATATTATGGCACTCTTTAGTTATGATGTTTTTAAATTGATACTGTTGTCAATTTTTGTTGCCTTACCTCTAGGTAGTCTAATAATGCGAGAATGGTTGAATGATTTTGATGCTAGAATTAACCTTTCATTCTTCACTTTTGGAACCACAACATTACTTACCCTACTAATTGTATTTATTACTATTTCTTTCCAATCATGGAAAGCTGGTAGACTAAACCCAGTTGAAACCCTAAGAAACGAATAA
- a CDS encoding FtsX-like permease family protein, with protein sequence MLRQTIKFSFRSFRKTKWLHGLNVLGLTLGLSVFLLSALYVYQEGTYEMDFTNRDRVYEVAKYWGQDSKFAKLPSNLVHVLEDQPEIEAMTSFRKIPNTDIYVDKDVYENQRVIWADSTFFDVFDFELLVGNPETVLNNPDVVVIDEKTAKRIYGTLDVLGKEFRYVQFQDKFKTVTIGGVSRTPHYKTQLAFDFLIAKKRSPFRADGWFSAGDMSYVVLKENVSLDQLNDRLLSISEEYVFPGRQDTDVLTFGEWKERGSYHGFFAQPLNSLRDSEGLIGEIMPKADVKRTRTTLFIGIAALLIAIINFVNLSTARASQRMKEVGLKRILGSTRKQLTGQFLLESFVVILISVTLSLGVVEAFIKWQPLSFGGFVEYSVLHSPEWVLGLVAFVVLLTLFSGIYPALYLSSGKVIALLNNGKGQSGFGIYNAELLRKGATVLQFTFSIGLIAAVLTMFAQISHLRDIDLGYDQDQVIVINNPQKLKDKEVFKSELARVPGVASAAYTFMTPNNPEGQTGRGVWDLPDGTKFDVAFLQVDATYFETLGIEFIVGENFNPSLSESRKAQNENLIINQAAVKAFELGDDPVGKALGNGIVRGVVQDFVFNGLKDEVEPLIIQQKIPVGFDPWWHHPLTVRISGRKIDDVIPSIKALWSEMSSLDMKWYPLSTSYESLVQAEERSFNTILMFSVFAVLVSCIGLFGLAIFTIDDRVKEFGIRKVLGASVPQIMRHFGWGFTKLIAVAFVIAIPLSIYLLNGWLSDFSRRIEISYEIPLLTALLTLLITAVTLISQSLKAGRLNPVDTLRNE encoded by the coding sequence ATGCTCAGACAAACGATCAAATTTTCATTCCGAAGCTTTCGAAAGACCAAATGGTTACATGGACTTAATGTGCTAGGCCTTACGTTGGGGCTAAGTGTTTTTTTGTTGAGTGCTTTGTATGTCTATCAAGAGGGTACTTATGAGATGGATTTCACAAATCGGGATAGGGTTTATGAAGTTGCTAAGTACTGGGGACAGGACAGCAAATTTGCCAAACTACCGTCGAACTTGGTTCATGTTTTAGAGGATCAGCCTGAGATTGAAGCGATGACTTCGTTTCGAAAAATACCAAACACAGATATTTATGTGGATAAGGATGTTTATGAAAATCAGCGGGTTATATGGGCGGACTCTACCTTTTTTGATGTATTTGATTTTGAGCTTCTAGTTGGCAATCCCGAAACAGTACTCAATAATCCAGATGTGGTTGTAATTGACGAGAAAACGGCCAAGCGAATTTACGGTACCCTAGATGTTTTGGGTAAAGAATTTCGATATGTTCAGTTTCAGGATAAGTTCAAAACAGTCACAATCGGTGGAGTTAGTAGAACTCCGCACTATAAAACTCAATTAGCTTTTGATTTTCTAATAGCGAAAAAGAGAAGCCCGTTTAGGGCTGACGGTTGGTTTTCTGCAGGTGATATGAGCTATGTTGTACTAAAAGAAAATGTGAGTTTAGATCAGCTAAATGATCGTCTTTTATCCATCTCAGAAGAATACGTGTTTCCTGGGAGACAAGATACCGATGTTTTGACTTTTGGAGAATGGAAAGAAAGGGGTAGTTACCATGGTTTTTTCGCACAACCTTTAAACTCGCTTCGGGATAGCGAAGGTTTAATAGGAGAAATAATGCCGAAAGCTGACGTAAAAAGAACTAGAACAACGCTTTTTATTGGTATTGCAGCGCTACTGATTGCCATCATAAATTTTGTGAATTTGTCCACCGCACGCGCTTCACAACGAATGAAGGAAGTCGGCCTAAAAAGGATACTTGGGTCTACCCGAAAACAGTTAACGGGGCAGTTTCTATTAGAGTCATTTGTCGTTATTCTCATTTCCGTCACACTTTCACTTGGTGTAGTGGAGGCCTTTATTAAATGGCAGCCACTTTCTTTTGGTGGGTTTGTAGAGTATTCGGTTTTACACTCACCAGAATGGGTGCTAGGTCTGGTGGCCTTCGTTGTTCTACTGACGCTTTTTTCAGGTATTTACCCAGCGCTCTATTTGTCTAGTGGAAAAGTTATTGCCCTATTGAACAATGGAAAAGGCCAGTCTGGCTTTGGTATTTATAACGCAGAGTTATTGAGAAAGGGAGCCACAGTACTACAGTTTACTTTTTCCATTGGTTTGATTGCAGCAGTTCTAACCATGTTTGCCCAAATAAGTCACCTCAGAGATATCGACCTGGGGTATGACCAAGATCAGGTTATTGTGATTAATAACCCTCAGAAATTAAAGGATAAAGAGGTATTTAAGTCAGAGTTAGCAAGAGTTCCAGGTGTGGCCTCTGCTGCTTATACCTTTATGACACCGAATAACCCTGAAGGACAGACTGGTAGAGGCGTTTGGGATTTACCAGATGGGACTAAATTTGACGTTGCGTTTCTACAGGTAGATGCCACCTATTTTGAAACCTTAGGCATAGAATTCATTGTAGGTGAAAATTTCAACCCTTCGTTAAGTGAGAGCAGAAAAGCACAAAATGAAAATCTAATTATCAATCAGGCCGCAGTCAAAGCTTTTGAGCTGGGTGACGATCCGGTGGGTAAGGCCTTAGGAAATGGTATAGTTAGAGGTGTAGTTCAGGATTTCGTTTTTAATGGTCTCAAAGACGAAGTTGAGCCGCTAATAATCCAACAAAAGATCCCGGTCGGATTCGATCCATGGTGGCACCATCCTTTAACAGTACGGATATCGGGTAGAAAAATAGATGATGTAATTCCTAGTATCAAGGCCCTTTGGTCTGAAATGTCCAGTTTAGATATGAAATGGTATCCGCTAAGTACCAGTTATGAGTCACTTGTTCAAGCCGAAGAACGCTCTTTCAATACAATATTAATGTTTTCAGTATTTGCTGTCCTCGTTTCATGTATTGGCTTATTTGGGTTGGCCATCTTCACTATTGACGATCGTGTCAAAGAGTTTGGAATCAGGAAAGTGTTGGGAGCAAGTGTTCCTCAAATTATGAGGCATTTTGGCTGGGGTTTTACAAAGCTCATTGCCGTGGCCTTTGTCATTGCCATACCGCTCTCAATTTATCTGCTGAATGGATGGTTGTCGGACTTTTCGCGCCGAATAGAAATCTCCTATGAGATTCCATTATTAACGGCTCTATTGACGTTATTAATCACAGCGGTTACCCTTATAAGCCAATCTTTAAAAGCTGGTCGTTTAAACCCAGTGGATACCTTAAGAAATGAGTAA
- a CDS encoding ABC transporter permease, which translates to MVKNHLNIVLRKLKKEKLYSLVNIFGLTIGLTAFLLISLYVRDELSFDKFHDNEQSIYRLIRTNERSGASGKTISDLVDYFAYDMPEIEGFNRLMNLGAQALVSIEDRQFNTPQVFYAQDNFFEFFSFDLLAGSSASVFVGGNKAVLSESYSKKLFGDEDPIGKLIKIEKKEQYLITGIAKDSPANSTIQFQVLLNKPGAFTNDFENTGGVQTAITYLKVSPNLDLNKLVTHINDAKERPTYNMFTKDTEYSLLPLTDQRLYASYESDAFDKNDIRYVKLFSGIGILVLLLAVINYINLVTAQSLERMKEVGLRKVIGASRGDLIAYQLVESIVITTLSFLLAFAIAERLLPFYNDILDKDIQIAYFGLEFFVWVVLAGLGLGLLSGIYPALNISRGRPLALLQKQTGGFIGAKWLKKGLALAQFTATAVLITILALMNKQMTFLKEKDLGFETDFTVEINLDEDSTHLYQSLKNQIMTISGVENVSLNGFDMGGGWISTIYSEPRVEGKSRGNSVAEKIIRADGNMIGTLDMGFYWQAENYDPNSFDDNQVIINYSLADKLGWLEDPIGHKLYEYNDRSGKELVAIVNDFHINSLKEEVEPMFILPLSDWGANRLIVKLNGVEGYKKLSEIEVLYQSFFDRPFEYAFLDDKLESFYKKEAGQFRMFQLFSLIAVIISLLGLIALTTYMIAQRRKEVSIRKVLGASVKGLLLLLNKEYSILVLIAFIVAAPIAYFFMENWLSKFVYRIAIGPIPFVVGFLSFISLSWLVAAYQSFKTSSENPAKVLREE; encoded by the coding sequence ATGGTTAAGAATCACTTGAATATTGTATTAAGAAAACTGAAAAAGGAGAAGCTTTATTCATTAGTCAACATATTTGGCCTTACCATTGGATTAACCGCTTTTCTGTTGATTTCTTTGTACGTCAGAGATGAACTGAGTTTTGATAAGTTTCATGACAACGAACAGAGCATATACAGACTAATAAGGACGAACGAAAGATCAGGAGCTTCCGGTAAAACGATTTCAGATCTGGTAGATTACTTTGCTTATGATATGCCCGAAATCGAAGGTTTCAACCGGTTGATGAACTTGGGGGCTCAGGCGCTTGTGAGTATTGAAGATCGACAGTTTAACACTCCTCAGGTATTTTATGCCCAGGATAATTTCTTTGAATTCTTTTCTTTTGATCTCCTAGCTGGTTCCAGCGCATCCGTTTTTGTTGGAGGAAATAAAGCCGTATTGTCTGAGTCCTATAGTAAAAAGCTTTTCGGTGATGAGGATCCAATTGGTAAGCTTATCAAAATTGAAAAAAAGGAGCAGTACCTTATTACTGGAATAGCAAAAGATAGTCCGGCAAATAGTACGATTCAATTTCAAGTCTTGTTGAATAAACCAGGCGCGTTTACAAATGATTTTGAAAACACTGGAGGTGTACAAACTGCAATAACTTATCTAAAAGTTTCTCCAAACCTTGATTTGAATAAGCTGGTCACTCACATCAATGATGCTAAAGAAAGGCCAACCTATAACATGTTCACAAAAGATACTGAATATAGTCTTCTGCCATTGACGGATCAGAGGCTTTACGCCTCATACGAATCTGATGCATTTGATAAGAATGACATTCGGTATGTCAAGTTATTTTCTGGAATAGGAATTCTGGTGCTTCTATTAGCCGTAATCAATTATATCAATTTAGTGACAGCGCAGTCATTAGAGAGAATGAAAGAAGTGGGATTAAGAAAGGTAATTGGTGCTTCAAGGGGAGATTTAATCGCTTACCAATTGGTTGAATCAATTGTCATCACGACGCTTTCCTTTCTGTTGGCCTTCGCTATCGCTGAGCGACTATTGCCATTCTATAATGATATACTAGACAAGGATATCCAAATCGCTTATTTTGGTTTAGAATTCTTTGTATGGGTCGTATTAGCCGGACTAGGTCTAGGTTTGCTTTCAGGTATTTACCCTGCCCTAAATATCTCCAGAGGTAGACCATTGGCCCTACTACAAAAACAGACGGGTGGATTTATAGGAGCGAAGTGGCTCAAAAAAGGATTAGCACTCGCCCAGTTTACGGCTACAGCAGTTCTTATCACCATTCTCGCTTTGATGAATAAACAGATGACCTTTTTGAAAGAAAAGGATCTGGGTTTTGAAACGGATTTTACCGTTGAAATAAACCTGGATGAAGATTCAACCCATTTATACCAATCTCTTAAAAATCAGATCATGACAATTTCAGGAGTTGAAAACGTCAGCTTAAATGGGTTCGATATGGGGGGCGGTTGGATTTCTACTATTTATTCAGAACCAAGAGTAGAAGGTAAGTCCCGAGGAAATAGTGTTGCTGAAAAGATTATTAGGGCAGATGGGAATATGATCGGTACATTGGATATGGGATTCTACTGGCAAGCGGAGAATTATGACCCAAATAGTTTTGATGACAATCAAGTAATTATCAATTATTCGCTAGCTGATAAATTAGGCTGGCTCGAAGACCCGATCGGGCACAAATTATATGAGTATAATGATCGGTCGGGAAAGGAATTGGTTGCCATTGTGAATGATTTTCATATCAACTCCTTAAAAGAAGAAGTAGAACCAATGTTTATTTTACCACTGAGTGACTGGGGGGCAAATAGATTAATAGTAAAACTCAACGGAGTCGAGGGGTATAAAAAGCTTAGTGAGATCGAAGTATTATATCAATCTTTTTTTGATCGCCCTTTTGAATATGCTTTTCTCGATGATAAGCTTGAGAGTTTTTATAAAAAGGAGGCAGGGCAGTTTAGAATGTTCCAATTATTCTCACTCATTGCCGTAATTATTTCATTGCTAGGATTGATTGCTTTAACCACTTATATGATTGCTCAAAGACGAAAAGAGGTGAGTATTCGTAAAGTTTTAGGCGCTTCAGTAAAAGGGCTCTTACTTTTGTTAAATAAAGAATATTCAATTCTTGTATTGATTGCTTTTATAGTAGCCGCTCCAATAGCCTATTTCTTCATGGAGAATTGGTTGAGTAAGTTTGTGTATAGAATAGCGATTGGGCCGATCCCTTTCGTAGTAGGTTTCCTGAGTTTTATAAGTCTGAGTTGGCTTGTTGCGGCATATCAATCATTTAAGACTTCATCCGAAAACCCGGCCAAAGTTTTACGAGAAGAGTAG
- a CDS encoding tetratricopeptide repeat protein: MKQILFIAILLSFSSMVFCQDLKESALDYFNKQEWKAAEKTYKQYLKNAPKDSLAWYNLAISNFKTHDYKSAIKHFTKARENNFPAPNIVIGLSKTYAEQGDKENLMKTLSHGADNGLATYSLLTKDASFTKYQNYPDFKAILDKVALNAYPCLGQSNYRHFDFWIGEWDVFVNNRKVGENSITMAQGGCAIHENYKTAGNYAGQSINFYDPIDKKWHQHWVGSGGDVYNYLETRREEGLLQFESKFMGPNGNISLSRLTFTLKEDGTVRQLFENSTDEGKTWTPSFDGLYKKKQ; the protein is encoded by the coding sequence ATGAAACAGATACTATTTATAGCCATACTCTTAAGCTTCAGTTCTATGGTATTCTGTCAGGATTTGAAAGAATCAGCATTAGATTACTTCAATAAGCAAGAATGGAAAGCCGCTGAAAAAACTTACAAACAGTATTTAAAAAATGCCCCAAAGGATTCTTTAGCCTGGTATAATTTAGCCATCAGCAATTTCAAAACACATGATTACAAATCGGCAATTAAGCACTTTACCAAAGCAAGAGAAAACAACTTTCCTGCTCCAAACATTGTGATAGGTCTCAGTAAAACCTATGCCGAACAAGGCGATAAGGAAAACTTAATGAAAACCCTTTCACATGGTGCCGATAACGGATTAGCCACCTACAGCCTCTTAACAAAGGATGCCTCTTTTACCAAATACCAAAACTACCCTGATTTTAAGGCAATCTTAGACAAGGTAGCGCTCAATGCTTATCCATGTTTAGGGCAATCAAATTACCGTCATTTCGATTTTTGGATCGGTGAATGGGATGTATTTGTTAATAACCGCAAGGTTGGCGAAAACTCGATAACTATGGCTCAAGGGGGCTGCGCTATTCATGAGAATTATAAAACAGCTGGCAATTACGCAGGCCAGAGTATTAACTTTTACGACCCAATCGATAAAAAATGGCATCAGCACTGGGTAGGTAGTGGTGGCGATGTTTACAATTACCTAGAAACAAGAAGAGAAGAAGGTCTACTTCAGTTTGAAAGTAAGTTCATGGGGCCGAATGGCAATATTAGCCTTTCTAGGTTAACATTTACCTTGAAAGAGGATGGTACCGTAAGACAACTCTTTGAAAACTCTACAGACGAGGGCAAAACATGGACCCCAAGTTTTGATGGTCTTTACAAAAAGAAACAGTGA
- a CDS encoding sll1863 family stress response protein, with protein MDTDKILKELKEKIDELVGQAKDASEEVREEMEETIEALKKQREKLEEKMVDFKTKNEPKIEEAKHHLKVAGEEIGKAFEKLFRKGPSAHEEK; from the coding sequence ATGGATACTGATAAAATCCTAAAGGAGCTAAAAGAAAAGATCGATGAGTTGGTTGGTCAAGCAAAAGATGCCAGTGAAGAGGTCCGAGAAGAAATGGAAGAAACCATTGAAGCTCTAAAGAAGCAAAGGGAGAAACTTGAAGAAAAAATGGTGGACTTCAAGACTAAAAATGAACCTAAAATTGAAGAAGCAAAGCACCATTTAAAAGTGGCTGGAGAAGAAATAGGCAAAGCCTTCGAAAAGCTTTTTAGAAAAGGACCCAGCGCACACGAAGAAAAATAG